From the Martelella mediterranea DSM 17316 genome, one window contains:
- a CDS encoding iron-siderophore ABC transporter substrate-binding protein: MLRLFLFSLLVMTATLRFLADDAAFAGEPLAEPIIVHHAFGETVITEKPERVATVAWANHEVPLALGVVPVGFAAANFGDDDGDGLLPWVAARLDELGADTPALFDEGDGIDFEAVAAVRPDVILAAYSGLTRSEYDTLSQIAPVVAYPEAPWATNWRDMIRLNSAGLGMPEEGEALIARIEAEIAAEVAEYPELRGKKAMFITHLDATDLSVVNFYTTHDTRVQFFGDLGLEAPESVIAASKDGSFAGSISVERIDAFDDVDIVVTYGDDTLLKAMRQNPVFRHMPAVENGAVVMLGRNPLGTAANPTPLSISYVLDDYVAKLAAAARKSTAKPE, translated from the coding sequence ATGCTGCGCTTGTTCCTTTTTTCCCTCCTGGTCATGACAGCCACACTTCGGTTCCTCGCGGATGATGCCGCTTTCGCGGGCGAGCCCCTTGCCGAACCGATCATCGTCCACCATGCCTTCGGCGAGACCGTGATCACCGAGAAGCCGGAGCGGGTCGCAACCGTTGCCTGGGCCAATCACGAGGTGCCGCTGGCGCTCGGCGTTGTGCCGGTCGGCTTCGCCGCGGCCAATTTCGGCGATGATGACGGCGACGGGCTGTTGCCCTGGGTCGCTGCGAGGCTCGATGAACTCGGGGCCGACACGCCCGCGCTGTTCGACGAGGGCGATGGCATCGATTTCGAGGCTGTGGCCGCTGTCAGGCCCGACGTCATCCTCGCTGCCTATTCCGGTCTTACCCGCAGCGAATATGACACGCTGAGCCAGATCGCGCCGGTCGTGGCCTATCCGGAGGCGCCCTGGGCGACGAACTGGCGCGACATGATCCGCCTCAACAGCGCAGGGCTCGGCATGCCCGAGGAAGGCGAGGCGCTGATCGCGCGGATCGAGGCCGAGATTGCCGCCGAGGTCGCCGAATACCCGGAGCTTCGGGGCAAGAAGGCGATGTTCATCACCCATCTCGACGCCACCGACCTCAGCGTCGTGAATTTCTATACGACGCACGATACCCGGGTGCAGTTCTTCGGCGATCTCGGGCTGGAAGCCCCCGAAAGCGTGATCGCGGCCTCGAAGGACGGCAGCTTTGCCGGGTCGATCAGCGTCGAGCGCATCGATGCCTTCGACGACGTCGATATTGTCGTTACCTATGGCGACGATACGCTTCTCAAGGCCATGCGGCAGAATCCGGTTTTCCGGCACATGCCGGCTGTCGAAAACGGCGCTGTCGTCATGCTAGGCCGCAATCCCCTCGGCACGGCGGCCAACCCGACCCCGCTTTCGATCTCGTATGTACTTGATGACTATGTGGCAAAGCTTGCCGCAGCGGCCAGAAAGTCAACCGCTAAGCCAGAATGA